From the Oryza glaberrima chromosome 5, OglaRS2, whole genome shotgun sequence genome, one window contains:
- the LOC127773116 gene encoding uncharacterized protein LOC127773116 — protein MESMDHGGGGAGLLAVAAAPAPAAVLTTMHGRELSHSSCSFSSAAASLSSPSSSTSSRSYHAAMSGKSLSCESIPEIMDKQSSFSSSASSYESFIQLEAADLDRITAAAAATRAPAVQTMMASHEQQQLAVAGGSGGYDPKRLPSSIFRTGSTSSGGGGGGGGDWSVASNDSLFSINLRHSGDLSARYNSSNHSSSGDLFYDASGGGFHRIPSSTSAAAAAAGGGGGGGGGGLCVSGSCARCTTIAAGKNRKSVRFAPDAEIVSGEITNPSAVFPTEAAAPATEGKEAAKSPDAAAQGGWCLFRCCWPSPPSVWWPRCGCGGGCGVFCCGGENCRC, from the coding sequence ATGGAGTCCATggatcatggcggcggcggtgctggccTGCTCGCGGtggctgcggcgccggcgccggcggcggtgctgaCGACGATGCATGGGCGCGAGCTGTCGCACTCCTCCTGCTCCTTCtcgtcggcggccgcgtcgctgtcgtcgccgtcgtcgtcgacgtcgtcgaggAGCTACCACGCTGCGATGTCCGGCAAGTCGCTGTCGTGCGAGAGCATCCCGGAGATCATGGACAAGCAGtcgtccttctcctcctcggcgtcgtcCTACGAGAGCTTCATCCAGCTCGAGGCAGCCGACCTCGACCGCatcaccgcggcggcggcggcgacgcgggcgccgGCCGTGCAGACGATGATGGCGTcgcacgagcagcagcagctcgccgtcgccggcggcagcggagggtATGATCCGAAGAGGCTCCCGTCGTCGATTTTCCGGACGGggtcgacgagctccggcggcggcggcggcggcggcggcgactggagcGTCGCCTCCAACGACTCGCTGTTCAGCATCAACCTCCGCCACTCCGGCGACCTCAGCGCGCGCTACAACAGCAGCAACcacagcagcagcggcgacctCTTCTACGACGCCTCCGGTGGAGGGTTCCACCGCATCCCCTCCtctacctcggccgccgccgccgccgccggcggcggcggcgggggcgggggcgggggcctTTGCGTGAGCGGCTCCTGCGCCAGGtgcaccaccatcgccgccggcaaGAACAGGAAGTCCGTCCGGTTCGCCCCCGACGCCGAGATCGTCTCCGGCGAGATCACCAACCCCTCCGCCGTCTTCcccacggaggcggcggcgccggcgacggaagggaaggaggcggcgaagagcccggacgcggcggcgcagggaggGTGGTGCCTGTTCCGATGCTgctggccgtcgccgccgtcggtgtgGTGGCCTCGatgcgggtgcggcggcggctgcggcgtgttctgctgcggcggcgagaaTTGCCGGTGCTAA